The genomic window TTCTTGCGGAATGAAAGGACAATTTCCTGAGGTTACACATTTTCATCAGCAAAGATCACTTAAATTTATTTCAGTCTAGATGGAAAGACTCTATTTTCAGCCGCAGAGAAAAACGGATTTTAAAGCGCGCCGTCGTTTTTCTTCCTGATTAAAAGGTTCAAAaagctgaaacatgaggtcatcAGCGTCTCAGACAGACTTTATCAGCTGTTGTCCTGCAGCTGTTCACACAAAGTCGACGTTAAGTTAACAGAGGGTACAGAAATGTTCCCGATTCTTCCTTTCAACTCAGTTTCAGCTCAGTTTAATGTCTGGGTTTAATTAAAACGAATGCAGGAAATAAATATCTTCCATCTTTGGATTGCCGGccagacaaaaatgtttctccaGTCAGAGTCCAAAAATAGAATCTGAAGAGCTCGTGTGGAAAATGGTCAAAGCAGCCGTGTTATAACTGGACTGGAACATCCAGGCCTCCATACCTGGGGATGCGACGCATACGTTTGGTAGCACTCACATGGGCGTACCTGCACCAAGGTGAGACTAGACGTGTTATTTGTACGGATCCCAACCAGCTCAGTGTTCTTCTCTAACTACGTCTCAAGTCGTTTTGTGTTCCGTCCCACAACAGCACTGTGAAACAAAGCCCTGCTAATCTGTTAGCTTGTAATCTCCAGCAGAACCACACGTGGTGAGCTAATCAGGTTAGCCGCAGGTCATCAGGGTTAGCGCCATTATCCCCTTGTGTTGAAGGTAAGTCCAGTTTCCTCCTGGACGTCTGAGCAGCGGATCGTAAAGCGGACTTTGCTCGCCGTTCACATGAGCCGACGGGTTTCACATGTGAAACGTGAGCCACCATTGATCAGGACGGACCCAGAGGCCTGGGGGGCATCCGACACCGCCCCTGCAGATCTGTTAACACCGCAGCTCAAGTAACGGAGGACAAATGACGGCGTGGAGTGGAGGAGAGTGTTGTTCAATAATAGATCTGGGAGGTGGGGCCGATCACCCCTGCAGGGGTCGTAATCAATCTCCAGACTCGAGTTCGGGCTAAAGACCCTCCAGGGTTTGACTTTATAAACCAACGGCCTCCGTCAGCCAGCACACATCAGCCCACAGTTAATATGTCACAGCCGGACTGATTATCTGGACCGGGTTGAGTCGTTTACTGGACCACAGGTGGTCCCGTACCCCACTTCAAACCTCATCTAATGGGCCTTCAGACAGAACCAACAGAGCCCAGAGAACTTGGACCGTTTaagtaataaatattaaaaagacaCCAGAGACACATTCCTGTTTCACCacaatgtgtgaacctggactgtttcactgtgtgaacctgaacctggtctgtttccctgtgtgaacctgaacctggaccgtttcactgcgtgaacctggactgtttcactatgtgaacctggaccgtttcaatACGTGAACCTGGGCTGTTTccctgcgtgaacctggactttttcatgGTGTGTGATCAGATAAATCtataaaaaattttaatgtgaaattagCTAAAATTTCCTCGAAAGGctgaagcttaaaaaaaaattctgcttcTTCCTGGTTTTACCTTTCATATTGGTtcttaatttttcttatttatatttCCCCCCCTACCTgcctcacctcctcttccttgtcccccccccacctttatGTGGAGGTTCTTTCAGTccacagctcagctgtcagCTCCGTCTGACCAGCTGCTCGTAGGCATCTTCATGGTTTTGTGGAGCGCTGTCCTTTTATTTAATGATGTGGAAATTCATTGATTTAATGCTACTTTTACTGATCTATTGTTAAGTTTATTGATCTAATGTTGagtttattgatttgttgtttAGCTTATTGATCTATTGTTGAGTTTATTGATCTAGTAAGACACCCCAGTTTTAAAATACGGCTCCTCCAGAAAAAGatcaaatacaatatattttaatttgtccgTTTACGCTGTGGACAATCAAACAAACCCTggcgatcacatgacctcctctACAGGTAAACCTCGCCGCCCCTCTGACCTCGCTGACCTTTATTTTTGAAGCTCCTTCCTGTCGTCTTTTAATCCTGAACAAAGCCAGAGTGTCTGATTAGCATTTGACGCGTTCGTGGACCGCGTCTATATTTAGACCTGCGTGAAGCAGCGGTGGATGATATGCAGGCGGCGttcaggtggtggtgggggggtggaggcacTTCAGATGGACAGTTTGATTGATTATGGATTGATGTCACGTAAAACCTGCACGCATTTGATCTGTTGCATCTCGTCCCGTTAGATCGTCCTGGTTTATTGTCGGTTCAGCTCTCAATCGCGCCCGTCAGGGTTTCCCTTTCATTAACGGGAACGTCGGTGAAGAGAAAACATCCTCGCCTTGAAGAGTCTGCGAGACGCTCTCTGATCCGTGGATCGGCGTCCTCTCTGCAGGAACACGAGGACGCCGCCTGCAGCGTTTTCCGCTCAGCtgcttttattaattttcagtttttcccAGCCGTCGTTTAGCAGGATGAGAACATATTTCACAACAGCAGCTTGAGGGACTCAGGATGaacctgtgtctgtctgttcaggCCCTGCTGAAGATGGACTGTCAGGGGCTGGTGGCCCGGCTGGTGCTGGACTTCGTCCTGCTGACCACGGCGGTGGAGGTGGCGTCCCGCTGGAGGGAGCTGGCCGACAAACTGGCACGAGTGTCCAGGCAGCAGATGGAGGCGTACGAGGCTCCCCACCGGGACAAGAACGGCGTGTTGGACAACGAGGTGAGTTTGCTGCTTTACGTTGCGTCCTCGCCCCCCACCCTCTCTAATCATGATGGTCCCTCCAGTGCATGTGGAAGCCCGCCTACGACTTCCTCCTCACCTGGGCGGCCCACGTCGGCGACAGCTACCGGGACGTGATCCAGGAGCTCCACCTGGGCCTGGATAAGATGAGGAACCCCATCACCAAGAGGTGGAAGCACCTGACCGGCACCCTCATCCTCGTCAATTGTCTGGACGCCCTCCGAAGCTCCGCCTTCTGCCCCACCGGGCACGGTGACTTCGCCGTGTGACGGTGGTCCTCCCCCCTCCCGCTACGATGAAACACATCGCCTCGGTCCAGAGACTCGTCGGCGACCATCCAGGTTGTCTGATCCGCCCTTTTCAGGGCGTGGCTGTCCCCGCCTTCAGTCTCCAGGCCGTTCTTCATCTGATTGGTTCTCGTACAGAAGCAGGAATCCTATTGGACGCTTGTGACTGTGgaggactttcttcttcttctttttgtccctctctctctcttctctcttttctacCTCAGTCTtcgtcttcatctcttcctgtctccatAGAAACATCTTTCCatctcctttcctttttttgctgGTCTTTAATATTTCTCTCTCCCCTCAGCATGGACATTTTGTAGGCGGGACCTATTTTCTGTGATTCTGATTGGCTCACAGacctaccctaatcctaaccaatCTAACTCCTCAAGCAGGAACTTTTCCAGCCAATCAGCGAAGGCAATGAGAGCCATTCAATCAGGAGGCGGGATTTTAGACCGTCCCgtattttcagtgtttcttaCAGTCCATGTTAGCAATTAGCTTGCCAAAAACCGTTAGCACAATGCTAAACCTCCGTCTGACTCAGTACAGTccacacagcagtgtgtgtttctACAAAATATACttctattttttatatttacactacAAACTACGTATTACCCACGCTGTATTCGTGTCCACTCTTTCGTTCATTTTTTTAGCCAAACATTTAATTGTGGTTCTCTGAGTAAACGCTAATGCTGCTTACTTCTTTATGTAACGAGCACATGCTAATGGTTTCTACATTGTACGTGCATCTAATATTTTTCCAGATTTGTTGAATATTTGAGTGAACATTGTTCGACACATGGTTCCAGCTGTCGTCCGGCTAAGTGCCATTATGTCGCGGTTTCCATGGATTCTGGATAATTTCTGAACTTCTTTCTTATCTTTCTTAGAAAGCGCATGAGGACTCTGTCGATAACCAGAAAGGAGTCTGTTTTTGTACtccaacacacaccagctgttCTTCAGCACTGTTTCCTGCTGAAATcgatgaaaaaaatgactttaaactgtgaaaaaatatcagaaaacatGTTGTTTCTGTTGGATTTCTGTTTAAAGAAGCTTTTTGTCTCTGATTTGTTGACGTATAATCGATCGGCGTTGATGCTTTCATCTTAATTTCCACACGTTTGTTCTTTTACCCTCTGGTTTGTCTGGTTCCAGTATTGACACACCTCGGTCTCGTATCGTCGCCGACGGTTTGCAGATCTAAAATCtgttcagtgtttctgttcacAAGGTttcaataaaacagaaaacatgttgTGACGTGATGGTTTTTACCAGACAGACCTCTTTCCTTTGGGGTCCTGCAGGTTAAATCAGGGAGGGGGTTCAGCGTGCAGTGAGGTTGGGTTCAGTCTCTTAATTATTCATAGACATGACAGGAGCCCCATTTGCATTGTAAATAAGTTGTACATCACAGCTTTGCAGCTGCATCTAAATGTATTTCCCTCTTCTTTTCATCGCTAGGCTAACAGTTGCTGACAGCTTCCAGTGTATGTGCTACGCTAACCTTAGCGCCCCCCCCTCAGTATGTAAAGGATGCACCGAGGTGAGCGTGATGTCCTGATGCTCAGCGACGCAGCGGAGGCTTCATGAATGTGCTAATCATGTTCCGTCCACAGAGGCGCCTTCGGTTCCGTGAATTCCACGCATACGTctacacgtgaacacacacgtGTCCTTATCTcccagccaaacacacacatacacacactttaatgTGCTTTAATTAAAGCAGACAGTTAGTCACCCTCATGATGGGACCTCCAGGAGGAGCAACCATCAGCATTCCTGCTCCTCTCCTGGAGACGGGGtgatggacttcctgtttgtgaagGAGGGCATCAACCGACTGGAGGCTCAGACGTGAAGGACAGTCGGGTTCTGATTCCCTTCTTTCAGAGAGGTCCTCAGTTGATTCCAGGCGGCTTCCAGCCTCTTTGGAGAATGAAAAAAGGGTTGAGATGAAAAGCTTTGGGTCTGTTTCATCTTCTGCCGGAGCTTTTAGTGGAATCGGGCCGTGCTGGTTTCACATCACCGTCTGCAGAACGGAGAGAGCTCTTGAAAGAACAAAGATAAAACTCCATTATCTGCTTTTTGTCACATCTCGCTACTGGAGCTTCTCTTTCGGTTGGGTTCCTCTCGTCACGTGGGACGCCTCGTTCCAGAAGCTGAATAATTAAATCCGGACGCTCATGTCTACCAATaccttaaaaaaatttttttaaaaactcctgTGAGTCTTTGGAGTCAGAACCTCTATTATTATCAGTCAGGCCAGGTTTCCTGCTTTTTCAACAGCTCATATAAAAAGATGCATTTGAACCTCCTGTGTCAAGGAGACAACAGAATAAATCAGTGAAGGAGGCGGTGAGGGCGTCAGGCGAGAGGCGTTTAGGTGaatcagagagggagagaagtgCAACGTGTTCTTAGAAGATCTGTTTGTGTATCGACGTCTTGTCCCTGAATATAGCTGATCCATCGATGTCACGCTCCTACTTTGGGGAAAatctgtggaggaggaggtcagaaGGAACAATTAGTACCGATGACTCAGGTTGTTCTGTTTCCTCCTTCTCTTGGTCTCTTCCTGCTAAATCCCTGCTGCTGTTCTCACTTGATCTGGATTATGAGTCCTTGTTCTTATGCGTGTGCAGCTTTAATGGGAGTTTGCTGAGGTTAACAAACTGAACACTCCAATAAATGACTGCAAAGTGAAGATGCAAGCAGAGAAATGAAAAGGTTGTTATCCATCATTCCTTAAAGCCATTGTTTGGTGTGCATCCCAATACTGATGATCAATACATCAGAGACATCTTTTATTTCGCTTCAGTTCAAaggaacatttttaattaaatgttccaGAAAGCAAATCTCTTTCTGCCTGTTTAAGTTAATAGAAGACCTAATTAATTAGCTGTAATTTGTGAGTAATTATTTATGCAACATTAAAAGCCAGAGTTGCCGCCGGgatcttattttgaaatcctCTGCTGCCACCTGGTGGCCGAAACGTTCCCTGCATTTCATAATGTGGACGAGTTTATTCAAAACGACAAAAGAACTGTTCAGCAAAGACAGATCTAAATGTTCTCAGATATgatttctcctcttctctcattcatgtttgcttcttttatgttttaatattaaattttgttcctgaatgcaaatataaatgaaatagaATAATCGCTATAGCAGCAGTTCCGCTGTTTCAACACTAGATGTCAGCCTTTGAGTAGCGCTGTACGCAGAGGAAACGCAACTTTGCATGAAACCCTTTCAATATAAGATCCTGACTGCGGGGGTGTTTTTCCTGGAagttaaatgcatttattttttaagttaaCCGGacgttttattttgtatttttctgcttcAGTTTGACGCATCCTTTCTTGGCAacgcgtcacacacacaccatcatttCTGTGTGTGACCACCTGAAGGCGGCCGCTGCGCActtgtctctctcacacacacacacacacacacacatacacacacacatacacacacacacgggagagACAAGATGCTGCCGCGCGTAATTTGCGCATTTGGAAAGACGCACCGCTGGATTGCGTGTGGATGTGGTCGTTTCTTGGCGTGCGTAATGCTGTTGGAGTGAGTCCAGGGATGCTGCGGCTCGTCTGGAAACCTCCGCACATCCAAGTGATGCGTCCTGCACGTCTGCCGAAAGCGCAAACCTCATGATTTGACTCACGAACCCGCTATGGATGACTCCAGGGGCATTTACTGCGACTGATCCTCCATCCCAGGCTGCGACATGGGGAACAGCTTCTCCAATCTGGGTGCCTTCCAGTCCTTGCACATAGTCATGCTCGGTTTGGACTCTGCGGGTAAGACCACCGTCCTGTACCGGCTGAAATTCAACGAGTTCGTCAACACGGTGCCAACCATCGGCTTCAACACGGAGAGGATCCGTCTGGGCGGCGCGGGGGCCTCCAAGGGCATCAGCTGTCACTTCTGGGACGTCGGGGGCCAGGAGAAGCTGCGGCCCTTGTGGAAGCCCTACAGCCGCTGCACAGACGGTATCGTGTACGTGGTGGACTCCGTGGATGCTGAGAGGCTGGAAGAGGCCCGGACTGAGCTGCACAAGATCACCCGGTTCTCGGAGAACCAGGGGACTCCGTTGCTGGTCATCGCCAACAAACAGGACCTTCCCCGGGCGCTGGATGTCGGGGAGATCGAGAGGCAGTTGGCCCTGGCAGAGCTCAGCCCCTCCACCCCCTACCACGTCCAGCCGGCCTGCGCCATCATCGGAGAGGGGCTGGACGAGGGCATGGACAAGCTGTACGAGATGATcgtgaagaggaggaagtccctgaagcagaagaagaagaagcagtgaGAAACGACAGGATTACACTGAAACAGGATggtaatatatttataatgcGGATACGAATACCCATATTGCCACTTTAAGatcatgtgtgtgaatattaGAGGAGCGTAATGGCAGGAGATCTCCATAAAAAACCATTTGCAGCATCTTTATGTGCAGAGAGAGGCGTAAAATACGAATATGGGGACATAAATCCACAAAACCATCAGAATAATCTCACATTTATGGGAAATATTGTGAAGCTGGAGGCTTGTTGgtgtcgaccccccccccctccttcctccccagAAATTCCTGATGAGGGACTCCTCATCCACATAACAGCAACTGTGAGATATTTCACACCAAAGATGAGATGACAAAACCATCTCATCCTTCCTTCATTGTGTTATTTCCAAGCCTTGTTCCGGCCGTGGTGAGAAGATTACATGAAGTAAACATCTGCTGACCAATCAGGACCCTGAAGCTtcagcattgtgggaaataccGACCGTGTCCAGTCTATAAATCACCAGCTGCAGCCGTTTGCTGCCAATTCCTTCTAGTCAGCAGGAGGAAGGAGTTTCCTTTCTCCTTTCAGGTCCGGGGATCCGGGAACGGGAATGTGGTGACTGTTTGTGGCAGGAAACGGAAAAGTGACATCAggattcagttttattttttgtcactttgttGGTATATTCTACTAACGAAAACCTGCCTGCTGGCAGCGAAAGAGTGAAATGTCTTCCTCAGTAACGACCAGACGGGCTGGAACCTGTTCAGATGCTCCCTCAATCCTCATCCAGGATATTTAATCTGAAATGTTTCCTCCAGACGGATGAATGACATTTTTATGACCTATTCTTTTCCGGTTCTGTCCTGTTCTTGATAAATTAAGTCAAAATGTGTGAACAAGTTCATTCTAGTTCATGATCAGGTGTCTTCAGGGACAGGAGTGTTGAATGTCTGACGTGGACTCCATGCCCACATCCAGAAACAAAAGACACGGCCGATGGATTTTAAATGATAACCTGCAGCATGTTCATCATTTTAAAGAGTtgattgtgttttgaatgtAATTTTATCCTCATTCATTATCCTGGAATGCAACGTCATGCCTTAACCAGCAGACACACTGCTTCCTGCAGTCTCAACACTGAATTCTGACCATTAACCTGACGGGAGCGGTGCATCGTTTTCCTGCAGCATTCGGCTGAGCTGTGTTCAACATTGCATGACAGTCCACATACTTCAGACCATGTAAATCATACAGTATGGTGTTGTAGCCAAGATACAGCAAGACCAAACAATGTAAGACATGCcaaaatggaaataaaggatGTATTTTTGGGATTAAATTGGACTTTTGTTGTGATAAGGTTTTGTCTGGACGTGCTTCAGCGTTGCTCACATCACATGCGGCGGTGGGTTTATGTCCTCCAGAGAGCAGACATGTGATCACTGATGTTATTTTAGTCATCCGTGACAACAATGTCATGTTAATGAGATTAATCTATTTGAATGCacttgcagtaaaaaaaaaaaatccccaaggGGATTTTTAAGTCACATTTCCTCTTTTTAATGTGTGACCTTTGTTATGGAGGCCGTTAAATGCTTGGTCAGCCGTTCCGACATTGAACAGATGTCACCTCTGTCTGCAGTCATAAAGCTCAGTTTGCTTCAGGAAACCAAGTTCACATTCATCTTTCaaatattaaatgcatttttatccTGATTCATTCCCACATGTCTTGTTTGCCTTAGAATATACTGTAAAGTGGGTGCAGATGTGAGGGGTCTAAAGGGATACAGTAAAATTGAATAAAGTAgaattgaagaaaacacaaactaatcagtaaagaaagagagacaacTCTCACTGCTAATCATTCACACCCAGACTTCGGTGCTCGTTTAAAAATCTTCCCACTTGACCGAAACCGAAAACGCTGACGCCTCGTTCAGGTCACGTGACACACAGAGCTGCCCGCAGATAGCGCCGAACAGGAAACTGACGGTGCgtctaaaataaaagcatgactgGCACTTTTCCCCACCTATATCTGACATATCTTCTTCCCCAGGCTTTATACTTGATAAATCTTAAACACATCCGCTTTATTATTTAGCTAATCAGTTATGGCGTAAACAGAATTAGAAAAAAGTCCGACATGAAAAactggaataaataaatgcagttctgcaattaatttattttgaaagtactGGCAGACGAATTTCTCCACTTCcgctaaaagaaaaaatataacagCGAGGCGTTTTACTTTATTACCGACGGGAAAGGGGTGTTTTTATGAGTAAAACTTTAATATTCCACCAAGTTCCAGACATTTTTCTTCAATATAAGTATTTTTATCTGCTAGCGAGtcgttgtttgttgttgtttcgtCTGTTCGGTTTTAATTTGAAAGCGTTGGCAGAcgtcctgtttcctgtttttggaCTTGACGTCTTCTGTCAAAGAGTTTTGAACGATGTCTGAAGTTGGAGATCAGCTTTGCTTCTTTATCAACGGGAAAAAGGTATGTTTAATTCCAAAGCACGTCTCATTCTTAGTTAGTAGTTTATtgttatcttctttttttttttttttttttaaatcttcttcCGCTACTAATGTTCGTTTAAGAAccgaaaaaaaaacattttcatcaactTGAAAAGTTAATTAGTTACCGATGAGAAGAGTCAGGCCTTTATAAATACTGGAGTCTAAATGGTCTTTAGTCGTTCAAGTGAACTGAAACGAGCTTTGAAAGGCACTATTATGTAAACTTATAAACTTAACCAAAgccatatttttttaataaaaataattttgctgATGCATCTTGTGTGGTCCGTGTTCGAGTTGTTACGAATAACCGGTTAGAAGTCTAtcatcaataattttttattattataaccTGGACAGAAAGTCATATTTTTTGTCTCTGATGTCAATATTTCCGTCTTTTTTCCATTGAAAtatcttttacatttttgcatttttaatataaatgatcatggaaacacattttacatgttAGTATTTGTCGTCTCGATTAAAATTAATGCAGTGATATGCTAATGCCTTTGTGTCACGTGACTCCATGTCGGACCAGGTAACAGAGAGCCATGCTGACCCTGAGACCATGCTGCTGTCCTACCTCAGGGAGAGGCGTATCCTTCACATCACCCCACACCAGACATGCTTGCTTTGAGCTGATTAGTTGTTTGATTAggtttgaccttgaccttgacatcAGTGAGGTTGACTGGGACCAAGTATGGCTGCGGCGGCGGAGGCTGTGGGGCGTGTACGGTCATGGTGTCACGCTACCAGCCTGCCACCAAAACCATCATGTATCCTTTGAGATGAAGCTTCGATCAATCAGACATGATTCTAAAGTTCATCATGAGTCACTTATTGATAGATTACATTATTCCATTTGCATTACAGTTTAATAATTCACACGCTTGTTACGCATTATAAATAACACAATATGGTACAATATGTGAGACGACCTTCATCACGCCGTCAGGCATTACTCAGCCAACGCTTGCCTCCTGCCGGTCTGTCAGCTACACGGCGCCGCTGTCACCACGGTGGAGGGCATCGGCAGCACCAAGACCCGTATCCACCCAGTTCAggtgtgtgatgctgtgtgtgtgtgtgtgtgtgtgattcatccTGATGCTGCATCGCTCATAACACCAGCCGACATTCAGCCAGTGGATAAAGAATTGTTTCCATGCGTAAAATATCTTCCTCGTTGTGTTTCTGCGTCAGCGAGTCGCGTGATGGATTGTTCAGTCGGTCGCCGGGAATGAATTTTAACGGTGACTGACGATTTATCCGACCGCTGTGCTTTGTGTAAACACCAGATAACAATGCTCCTGATGGAAAAACCCTTTTCTCGGAGCTTAAAGCGGTtgctgtgggggtttttttaggaGCGTATAGCGAAGGCTCACGGCTCCCAGTGTGGCTTCTGCACCCCGGGGATGGTGATGTCCATGTACACCCTGCTGAGGAACAACCCCCAGCCCAGCCTGGAGGACGTCACGCAGGCGCTGGCCGGTGGGTTTCCT from Antennarius striatus isolate MH-2024 chromosome 24, ASM4005453v1, whole genome shotgun sequence includes these protein-coding regions:
- the LOC137591228 gene encoding ADP-ribosylation factor-like protein 4C, translating into MGNSFSNLGAFQSLHIVMLGLDSAGKTTVLYRLKFNEFVNTVPTIGFNTERIRLGGAGASKGISCHFWDVGGQEKLRPLWKPYSRCTDGIVYVVDSVDAERLEEARTELHKITRFSENQGTPLLVIANKQDLPRALDVGEIERQLALAELSPSTPYHVQPACAIIGEGLDEGMDKLYEMIVKRRKSLKQKKKKQ